A stretch of Bombus vancouverensis nearcticus chromosome 13, iyBomVanc1_principal, whole genome shotgun sequence DNA encodes these proteins:
- the LOC117159666 gene encoding citron Rho-interacting kinase, whose protein sequence is MDFESREKEFEERYRKICGKNRRSTTNNETQQEEKTKKVEISKKDKEQLEKELNTAKCDLEVIRRSLGGDRSTRASDSNDQFKDIEKDCSSFFEFKFHKHHSSQSDKFSKEKSELEAQLDSKKKEIQEKQKKIFELQEKISCMTQLEAQLQEKSKRLEAFNKERDILERELIATKSELNGIKRTLELERQERRDLETRALSLIKDAKRKWENAEKEKVAQLNKHIETQTVRITELCTSNNEMSSRLQRTECELQTANAELHKLRVFQMQYKESLAKTRELSRQSVQGVETKLEEIATRSHNQLAELRAKLDLEVAKNTDLETKLRNEQDSNHCRQSRLNVALELAQNELKDCQEQLRSIQATIPARDAEIEALKKQLQDRAKQLDNAIASEQAVATIQEQLEMSKLENEQLKQQLQVIKSDLNETMMNLEQKEALALNLEQATQDKAALQKRLQDSLQKEEEHLRKVGNLEELLRRLEQSVTKLESENATLKMETIQPSTSRMSVIKKDTHLEEQMKKLERDLQTMKENLNTERQTAKQAQINLWKKEKELSDANLDKRIATREAKKAEERVKTLQEEKQKLTEKLDHKMKEGEEKSRKLLKELDSAKASLNDITKESTRNKMQADSAQRALTETNHQIEELQSSSASLRRELDAARKQSKVNQDRVDSLSSENNRLTQIIAKHTEEIRELESKIGKLEQEIKGYELNTELLKETCTVLEEQLTDYERLTSDHETRENILIQDKMKLQKDLEATEVKLREAQTAQNEERSLKLTAERNIERLASEISDIESEKNNLIAQRDQYKKLVQDLSEQVESSTNKCGELECNLSEMKRALDITKAETRVVKEESSQHLTRVHELKEANFVLMNDLQNSIDQGQELRIRITELESILEEMRQFYQEREVKAESTRQQQTKLIDYLQFKLEECSKKKKTVCDKILGTKQKETIPPSGTGMPVGYRELENQLAKERAKVKALTEQLLALKAIHASTSPSSPSAPDIKNVNYTTEPSTTSLSKRLSPQRIGHHIPHRFDVGLPMRAGKCSTCLDSIHFGKRAAICNECQVMTHLKCMVTAPATCGLPGGFAKQFGKSWRNSDESLSSLTGSVQTLAIDQPDKPDTDVCDVESKNNRVPMESWVKLPDRSNTCWERKYLRLEGPCLCTYDHQPSPGMAPINRIDLIEKDGFTVFDTVINPDVMGTAKSDIPFIFRIESNSSTTCWPTPRLDVMALSQTDKKNWLKSLKSITSQNILSNVHRSKKYQTILRLAKNQLDLNCAVNLTEENVLLLGAEEGLFSYSGAKSRTLTMIRGVKKVHQLTLHPHLGIALMIAGENRQLVSCSLRQLKSNAVAAECSRPAINTKAILTGTDSYHLYQLQRDMLCAATESHVILLKWYIEDDSGEFIVVRELETSEPCSCAIFTQNVLIVGCNKFFQIDLKNYCVDEFPEEDDSSVKAALSGVAKLGIFPVCVLNVSLVPGKVELLLCYNEFGMFVNESGQRTRNIDPTWNHLPFAFAFRKPYLFVIHFSSVEIVKLDQDTYILSKSPERILIELSSLRYLGAAGTKGIYVTAMNSFLELLKIEGSSIIPESNGSLTSLDTLNQEDESSSEFSFTSSLMEALDGQGKKVHFTGVSKY, encoded by the exons ATGGATTTTGAGAGCAGAGAAAAGGAATTTGAGGAACGTTACAGAAAAATCTGTGGGAAAAATAGACGGTCCACCACTAACAATGAAACTCAACAAgaggaaaaaacgaaaaaagtgGAGATATCCAAGAAAGACAAAGAACAGTTGGAAAAGGAATTAAACACAGCAAAATGTGATCTGGAAGTAATTCGGCGAAGTCTTG GTGGTGATAGAAGCACACGTGCATCAGATTCAAATGATCAATTTAAAGATATTGAGAAAGACTGCTCTTCCTTTTTTGAGTTTAAGTTTCATAAGCATCATTCCTCTCAGTCTGACAAATTCTCTAAAGAGAAAAGTGAATTAGAAGCACAATTAGATAGTAAGAAGAAAGAGATCCAAGAGAAACAAAAGAAGATATTTGAGTTACAGGAAAAAATCAGTTGCATGACGCAATTGGAAGCTCAGCTCCAAGAAAAATCAAAAAGATTAGAAGCTTTCAATAAAGAGAGAGATATTCTTGAAAGAGAATTAATTGCAACAAAGTCAGAGTTAAATGGAATAAAAAGAACATTGG AACTAGAGCGTCAAGAAAGAAGAGATTTAGAAACCAGAGCTTTAAGCTTGATAAAAGATGCTAAACGTAAATGGGAGAATGCAGAAAAGGAAAAAGTTGCACAATTGAATAAACATATAGAAACACAAACTGTAAGAATCACAGAATTATGTACTAGTAACAATGAGATGAGTTCAAGGTTGCAAAGAACAGAATGTGAACTTCAGACAGCAAATGCAGAATTACATAAACTCAGAGTATTTCAG atgCAATATAAAGAATCACTAGCCAAAACAAGAGAACTAAGTCGGCAAAGCGTTCAAGGTGTTGAAACTAAACTGGAAGAAATAGCTACACGTTCACATAATCAATTAGCTGAACTTAGAGCAAAATTGGATTTAGAAGTTGCCAAGAATACAGATTTGGAGACTAAGCTAAGAAATGAACAAGATTCTAACCATTGTCGTCAATCAAGGTTGAATGTTGCTTTAGAATTAGCTCAAAATGAATTGAAAGACTGTCAGGAACAGTTACGTAGCATACAGGCTACAATACCAGCCAGAGATGCAGAGATAGAAGCTTTAAAAAAACAATTACAAGATAGGGCAAAGCAGTTAGATAATGCTATAGCATCAGAACAGGCAGTTGCCACAATACAAGAACAATTGGAAATGTCAAAACTTGAAAATGAGCAACTGAAACAACAATTACAAGTGATAAAGTCTGATTTAAATGAAACAATGATGAACTTGGAACAGAAGGAAGCCCTTGCTCTGAACTTAGAACAAGCCACACAAGATAAAGCCGCTCTACAAAAAAGATTACAGGATTCTCTCCAGAAAGAAGAGGAGCATTTGCGTAAGGTTGGCAATTTAGAAGAATTATTACGACGCTTGGAACAGAGTGTTACTAAACTAGAATCAGAGAATGCTACTCTTAAGATGGAAACTATACAACCAAGTACAAGTAGGATGTCTGTAATAAAAAAAGATACGCATTTAGAAGAGCAAATGAAGAAATTAGAACGAGACCTCCAAACAATGAAAGAAAACTTGAACACAGAACGTCAGACAGCGAAGCAAGCACAAATCAATTTAtggaagaaggaaaaggaactATCGGATGCAAATTTAGACAAACGAATTGCAACAAGGGAAGCTAAGAAAGCAGAAGAAAGAGTTAAAACATTACAGGAAGAAAAGCAAAAGCTGACCGAAAAATTAGATCATAAAATGAAAGAGGGAGAAGAAAAGTCAAGGAAGCTACTTAAAGAGTTAGACAGTGCAAAAGCGTCATTGAATGATATTACAAAAGAATCTACTAGAAACAAAATGCAAGCTGATTCGGCCCAAAGAGCGTTAACTGAGACCAATCATCAAATAGAAGAATTACAGTCTTCAAGTGCTTCTTTACGCAGAGAATTAGACGCAGCGCGGAAGCAATCGAAAGTAAATCAAGATCGGGTCGACAGTTTAAGTAGTGAAAACAACCGTTTGACGCAGATCATCGCAAAACATACTGAAGAAATACGTGAATTGGAATCAAAAATAGGTAAATTAGAACAAGAGATTAAAGGCTATGAATTGAATACTGAACTTTTGAAAGAAACCTGTACAGTACTTGAAGAACAACTAACAGATTACGAAAGACTAACAAGTGATCACGAAACACGAGAAAATATACTAATTCAAGATAAAATGAAGTTACAAAAGGATCTGGAAGCGACTGAGGTGAAACTTCGCGAAGCACAAACCGCACAAAACGAAGAAAGGTCACTGAAACTGACAGCAGAACGGAATATCGAGAGACTTGCATCGGAGATAAGCGATATAGAgagtgaaaaaaataatttgatagCCCAGAGAGATCAATACAAGAAGCTTGTACAAGACTTAAGCGAACAAGTCGAAAGTTCCACAAATAAATGCGGGGAATTAGAATGTAATCTTTCAGAAATGAAACGTGCTTTAGATATCACTAAAGCAGAAACAAGAGTCGTTAAAGAAGAAAGTAGTCAACACTTAACACGAGTTCACGAATTGAAAGAGGCGAATTTCGTGTTGATGAATGATTTGCAGAATAGTATAGATCAAGGTCAGGAACTTCGGATAAGGATCACAGAATTGGAAAGTATCTTGGAGGAAATGCGGCAATTCTATCAGGAAAGGGAAGTGAAAGCCGAGAGTACCAGACAACAACAAACAAAGTTGATAGATTACTTGCAATTTAAATTAGAAGAGTGcagtaagaagaagaaaacggtATGTGATAAAATACTCGGTACTAAGCAGAAAGAGACTATTCCTCCTAGTGGTACTGGAATGCCAGTTGGATATCGCGAATTGGAAAATCAGTTAGCGAAAGAACGCGCCAAAGTTAAAGCATTAACTGAACAGTTATTAGCACTGAAAGCTATCCATGCTTCGACCTCTCCATCGTCTCCCTCAGCACCCGATATAAAAAACGTGAATTATACCACAGAACCATCAACTACCTCATTATCTAAACGTTTGTCGCCGCAAAGAATTGGACACCACATTCCACACCGATTTGATGTCGGTCTACCAATGCGAGCGGGGAAATGCTCCACGTGTTTGGATTCCATTCATTTTGGAAAACGCGCAGCTATTTGCAACGAATGTCAAGTAATGACGCATTTAAAGTGCATGGTTACCGCACCTGCCACTTGCGGTTTACCCGGAGGTTTTGCTAAGCAGTTTGGTAAAAGCTGGAGAAATAGTGACGAAAGTTTATCGTCATTGACTGGAAGCGTTCAAACGTTAGCTATAGATCAACCGGATAAACCCGACACG GATGTGTGTGATGTAGAAAGTAAAAACAATAGAGTGCCGATGGAAAGTTGGGTGAAACTCCCAGACCGCTCGAATACTTGTTGGGAAAGAAAGTACCTTAGGTTGGAAGGACCGTGTTTATGTACTTACGATCACCAGCCATCTCCCGGAATGGCACCAATAAATCGCATCGATTTAATCGAAAAGGATGGATTTACTGTATTTGATACAGTAATTAATCCAGATGTAATGGGAACAGCAAAATCGGACATACCATTTATTTTTAGAATAGAATCCAATTCATCGACCACCTGTTGGCCGACACCACGTTTAGATGTCATGGCTTTGAGCCAGACTGATAAGAAAAATTGGTTAAAGTCCTTAAAGTCTATTACTAGTCAAAATATACTGAGTAATGTTCATAGAAGTAAGAAGTATCAAACTATATTAAGACTAGCAAAAAATCAA ttgGATTTAAATTGTGCCGTAAATTTGACAGAAGAAAATGTACTTTTATTGGGTGCAGAAGAGGGTCTGTTTTCGTATAGCGGTGCTAAATCACGAACTCTTACTATGATTCGTGGAGTGAAAAAGGTGCACCAATTAACTTTACATCCCCATTTAGGAATAGCTTTAATGATAGCTGGTGAAAATAGGCAATTAGTATCTTGTAGTCTAAGGCAATTAAAGAGTAACGCAGTGGCTGCCGAATGCTCAAGGCCAGCAATTAATACGAAGGCAATTTTAACTGGCACTGATAGCTACCATTTATATCAATTACAACGGGATATGCTTTGCGCAGCAACTGAGTCCCACGTAAT ATTACTTAAATGGTACATTGAAGATGATTCTGGAGAATTTATTGTAGTCCGTGAACTTGAAACATCCGAACCATGTAGTTGTGCTATATTTACGCAAAATGTTCTTATAGTAGGATGTAATAAATTTTTCCAAATTGATCTTAAAAATTATTGTGTCGATG AATTTCCAGAAGAAGATGATAGTTCAGTCAAAGCTGCACTATCGGGAGTAGCCAAGCTAGGCATTTTCCCAGTTTGCGTTTTAAACGTTTCTCTTGTACCTGGAAAAGTAGAGCTTTTGCTCTGTTATAACGAATTTGGAATGTTTGTGAATGAAAGTGGCCAAAGAACTCGAAACATTGATCCAACATGGAATCATTTACCTTTTGCTTTTG CTTTCCGAAAACCATATTTGTTTGTCATTCATTTTTCATCCGTGGAGATTGTAAAACTCGATCaagatacatatattttgtCAAAAAGTCCAGAACGAATTTTAATCGAGTTATCTAGTCTACGTTATTTGGGAGCTGCTGGCACAAAAGGAATTTATGTAACGGCAATGAACTCTTTCTTGGAACTATTAAAGATTGAAGGATCTTCTATCATACCCGAATCAAATGGCAGTCTTACCAGTTTAGATACTTT AAATCAAGAGGACGAAAGCAGTTCGGAGTTCAGTTTTACGTCGAGTTTAATGGAGGCTTTAGATGGTCAAGGGAAAAAAGTACATTTTACCGGTGTTTCcaaatattaa
- the LOC117159744 gene encoding synaptic vesicle glycoprotein 2C translates to MGLDFLADGGADFEHAITVTGFGKFHYMLLAVCGLIYMDTAIGVTILSFVLPAAQCDLEMDSTAKGWLTASPMLGMVIGSYIWGCLADTKGRKVVLIATLLMDGIVGIASSFVQYFWVFLIFRFFNGFAVTGAMGICFPYLGEFQATKYREKCLCWMEMFWTVGVIVLPLIAWLIIPMNFMYVSDMFYFKSWNLFVALCALPSIMLGLWLFAFPESPKFLLECGETEAALEVFKWIYSQNTGKDADSYPVKSLQEKTKDKSTRLLKLHKRKDLKVLLKEVRDLTAALCKSPYLRNTLLACGIQFGLTSSYYTLMVWFPELFTRFEQFEHEYPGESTSVCIVSSLSSDNGTTVQDYGCDTVIAPSVYLHTVYIGLACIPGSIILPIFVHKLGAKFFLIMSLMVSGAVTVAFYFVVNATQNLILSCVFEALTSLGISLVYCIIVDMFPTNLRVMAAALSLTMGRLGALVGNLVFGYLIDLACVVPIILFAAFLFICGFMSFLLPKTGKETLE, encoded by the exons ATGG GGCTCGACTTCTTGGCAGACGGAGGTGCCGATTTCGAGCATGCAATCACCGTAACAG GATTCGGGAAATTTCACTACATGCTGTTGGCGGTTTGCGGTTTAATTTATATGGATACCGCCATTGGAGTCACGATACTTTCGTTTGTATTACCAGCAGCACAATGCGACCTGGAAATGGATTCCACCGCGAAAGGCTGGCTAACAGCATCACCAATGCTGG GGATGGTGATTGGTTCTTACATATGGGGGTGCCTGGCTGATACCAAAGGAAGGAAAGTTGTATTAATCGCTACATTGTTAATGGATGGCATTGTTGGCATTGCTTCTTCCTTTGTCCAGTACTTTTGGGTTTTCCTGATATTCCGTTTCTTTAACGGTTTCGC cgTTACCGGAGCTATGGGAATTTGTTTTCCGTATTTAGGGGAGTTTCAGGCGACAAAATATCGCGAAAAATGTCTTTGTTGGATGGAAATGTTCTGGACAGTCGGAGTCATAGTATTACCAC TGATAGCATGGCTGATCATACCCATGAACTTCATGTACGTCTCGGACATGTTCTACTTTAAATCATGGAATCTCTTCGTAGCGCTGTGCGCTCTGCCCTCGATAATGTTGGGCCTGTGGTTGTTTGCATTCCCGGAGAGCCCGAAATTTCTCCTCGAATGCGGCGAAACGGAAGCTGCCCTCGAAGTATTTAAATGGATCTACTCGCAGAACACTGGAAAAGACGCCGATTCTTACCCG GTAAAATCACTGCAAGAAAAAACCAAAGACAAAAGCACGAGGTTGTTGAAACTACACAAACGAAAGGATCTAAAGGTGCTTTTAAAGGAAGTACGTGATCTAACTGCTGCTCTCTGTAAATCGCCGTACCTTAGGAACACATTGCTCGCCTGTGGAATTCAATTTGGCCTTACCAGTAGTTACTACACCCTCATGGTTTGGTTCCCAGAATTATTCACCAG ATTCGAACAATTTGAACACGAATATCCTGGCGAATCCACGTCGGTTTGCATAGTATCGTCTTTATCGAGTGATAATGGAACTACAGTCCAGGATTACGGATGCGACACTGTAATAGCGCCTTCCGTTTATCTTCACACAGTTTACATAGGACTTGCTTGTATTCCTGGCTCCATTATTCTACCGATTTTCGTGCACAAACTCGGCGCCAAGTTCTTTTTGA TCATGTCATTAATGGTATCCGGCGCTGTGACTGTCGCCTTCTATTTTGTGGTCAATGCGACGCAAAACCTAATATTATCCTGCGTGTTCGAGGCACTGACGTCCCTCGGTATCTCGTTGGTCTATTGCATAATCGTCGACATGTTTCCGACGAATCTCAG AGTAATGGCTGCAGCCCTCTCCCTTACCATGGGTCGATTAGGCGCGTTAGTCGGTAACTTAGTATTCGGCTACCTGATTGATTTAGCCTGCGTGGTTCCTATCATTTTATTCGCAGCATTTTTATTCA TATGCGGGTTTATGTCTTTCCTGTTACCCAAAACAGGTAAAGAAACCCTCGAATAA